TGGACACGTGTCCAGATTAGCGCGTGACGTGGGATCGAGCAAGACGGTGCATGAAAAATGCTGTCTAACACTATTAATTGTGGCCGCTCTAGTCGCATCCTTGCCATGGCGGGATCTGCATGGTTATGGTTCTCGGGTAGGGAATGGACAAGTGTCCAGAATTGGAGACAAGGTGAGATGACGCTCCTGGCCGATGGCGAAAGCGAACTCTTCGTCGATGGAAAGCTGATCCCCGGCGGCGCCGGACGGTTCCCGACGGTGAACCCGGCCACCGAAGAGGTGCTCGGAACCGCGGCCGACGCCGATGCCGACGACATGGGCAGTGCGATCGACGCGGCGCGGAGGGCGTTCGATGACAGCGACTGGTCCCGGGATGTGGCACTGCGCGTGCACTGCCTCCGTCAGCTGCGCGACGGGATGAAGGCCCATATCGAGGAGCTGCGCGAACTGACCATCGCCGAAGTGGGTGCGCCCCGGATGCTCACCGCGGGTGCTCAGCTCGAAGGCCCGGTCGACGATCTGGAATTTGCCGCCGAAACAGCGCAATCGTATGACTGGAATACCGATCTCGGTGTGGCCTCGCCGATGGGTATCAAGACGCAGCGCACCCTCGCGCGTGAGGCCGTCGGCGTGGTCGGCGCGGTGACGCCGTGGAATTTTCCGCACCAGATCAACCTCGCCAAGGTGGGACCCGCGTTGGCCGCCGGCAACACCCTGATACTCAAGCCCGCTCCGGATACTCCCTGGTGTGCGGCGGTGCTGGGGCGAATCATTTCCGAACACACCGACTTTCCGCCGGGCGTCTTCAACATCGTGACTTCCAGTGATCACCGGATCGGTGCGCAGTTGTCGACCGATTCCCGGGTCGACATGGTGTCGTTCACCGGTTCGACGGCGACCGGACGTGCGGTGATGACCGATGCGGCCGCCACCGTCAAAAAGGTGTTCCTCGAACTCGGGGGCAAGTCTGCATTCATCGTGCTCGACGATGCCGAGCTCGGCGCGGCTTGTTCGGTCGCGGCGTTCACGGCCGCGATGCACGCCGGGCAGGGATGCGCCATCACCACCAGGCTGGTGGTTCCGCGTGCACGCTACGAGGAGGCGGTGCAGGCGGCAGCCGCCACGATGGGCTCGCTCAAGCCGGGGGATCCCACGAAACCGGGAACGATCTGCGGTCCGGTCATTTCGGCGCGCCAGCGCGACCGGGTCCAGTCCTATCTGGATCTGGCTGTCGCCGAGGGCGGTTCGTTCGCCTGCGGCGGTGGCCGCCCGGAGGGCCGGGACCGGGGATTCTTCATCGAACCCACCGTGGTCGCCGGGCTCACCAACGATGCGCGGGTGGCACGCGAAGAGATCTTCGGCCCGGTGCTGGTGGTGATCGCCCACGACGGCGATGACGACGCGGTCCGGATCGCCAACGACTCGCCGTACGGTCTGTCCGGGACGGTGTTCAGCGGCGACGACGAGCGTGCGGCGCGAGTGGCGTCACGGCTGCGGGTCGGGACGGTGAACGTCAACGGCGGAGTCTGGTATTCGGCCGACGTGCCCTTCGGCGGCTACAAGCAATCGGGTAACGGCAGAGAGATGGGCGTCGCCGGTTTCGAGGAATACCTGGAAACCAAAGTCATTGCAACGGCTGTGAAATAGAGGAGATCTCATGGGAGAGTTCGAGGGCAAGGTCGCCATCGTCACCGGCGCCGCACAGGGCATCGGCGAGGCATACGCACACGCGTTGGCCCGTGAGGGCGCGGCGGTGGTGGTTGCCGATATCAACACCGAGATGGGTGAGGGTGTCGCCAAGCAGATCGTCGCCGACGGCGGCAAGGCGATTTTCGCCAGTGTTGACGTGTCCGACCCCGATTCGGCAATAGCCATGGCGGACAAGGCGGTCGCAGAGTTCGGCGGTATCGACTACCTGGTGAACAACGCCGCCATCTACGGCGGCATGAAGCTCGATCTGCTGCTGTCGGTGCCGTGGGACTACTACAAGAAGTTCATGAGCGTGAACCAGGATGGCGCGCTGGTGTGTACCCGGGCGGTGTACAAGCACATCGCCAAGCGTGGCGGCGGCGCCATTGTCAACCAATCATCCACGGCTGCCTGGTTGTACTCGGGGTTCTACGGGCTGGCCAAGGTAGGCATCAATGGTCTGACGCAGCAGCTTTCGCGTGAACTGGGTGGCCAGAAGATTCGCATCAACGCCATCGCGCCGGGGCCCACCGACACCGAGGCCACCCGCGGCACGGTGCCTGAGCAGTTCCGCAGCGAGCTCGTAAAGAACATCCCGCTGAGCCGCATGGGCACCGTCGACGACATGGTAGGCATGTGCCTGTTCCTGTTGTCGGACAAGGCGTCCTGGATCACGGGCCAGGTGTTCAACGTTGACGGCGGACAGATCATCCGGTCATGACGCAGTCTGCTCTCTCACTCGGATATATCGGTCTGGGCAACATGGGTGCGCCCATGGCCCAGCGGCTTGTCGACTGGCCCGGCGGCCTGACGGTCTTCGATCTGCGGGCCGAGACCATGGCGCCGCTTGTCGAGGCCGGCGCGCGTTCGGCGGAAAACCTGGCCGATGTCGCCGATGCCGACCTCATCAGTGTCACCGTGCTGGACGACGCACAGGTACGTGAGGTAGTCGGTGAGCTGGCCACCAAGGCCAAGCCCGGCACCATCATCGCGATTCACTCCACGATCAGTGATGCGACGGCGGTGCAACTCGCCAACGAGCTGGCGCCGAAGCAGATTCACGTCATCGATGCGCCGGTGAGCGGGGGTGCACCCGGCGCGCACAAGGGCGAGCTGGCCACCATGGTGGGTGCCGACGACGAGACGTTCGCGAGGGTCAAGGAACCGTTCTCGAAATGGGCGTCGTTGGTGATCCACGCCGGTGCGCCGGGCGCAGGCACCCGAATGAAGCTTGCGCGCAACCTCCTACATTTCGTCGCCTTCACCGCGGCGGGCGAGGCCCAGCGCCTGGCCGAGAGCTGCGGATTGAACATCGCCGACCTGGGCAAGGTGGTTCGTCACACGGATGCCATCACCGGCGGGCCGGGGGCCATCATGCTGCGAGACACCACAGAGCCGGTGACATCGGACAGCTTCTGGTTCCCGATCTTCACGCATGTGCGTGGTCTCGGCGAGAAGGACCTGAGTCTGGCACTGGCGCTGGGGGAACAGCAGTCCGTCGAGCTGCCGCTGGCGGCGTTGGCCCGTGAACGGCTGGCGGCCAGTCTTGGTGTGCCACACACTGTGCCGTCTACCGAGGGAGAGATCCATGGATGAGCTGCGCCGCAAGGGCCTGGACAAGATGAAGGAGGTCTACGGCTGGGACATGCCGGACTTGCCCGGTGACTTTTTCAAGTACACCGCTGATCATCTCTTCGGCACCATCTGGGATCGTCCGGAGTTGTCGATGCGCGATCGCCGGTTGCTGCTTCTCGGCGCGGTGAGCGCCTTGGGACTCGACGAGATCCTGGAGATCCAGACAGGGGCCGCCCTGGCCAACGGTGAACTCACCGATGCCGAACTGCGCGAGGTCGCGCTGTTCATCACCCACTACGTCGGGTGGCCGCTGGGGCAACGGGTCAACAAGCACGTCGAGATGGCGATCGCGAAACGGTCCAAGGAATCTTCGGGTGACTAGCCGGTTCTCCGAGTTGTCCCGGGACCAGTTGGCGGTCCTGGTGCCGGAGCTGCTGTTGATCGGTCAGCTGATCGATCGTTCCGGAATGGCCTACTGCATACAGCATTTCGGACGCGAGGAGATGCTGCAGGTCGCCATCGAGGAGTGGGCGTCGTCCAGCCCGATCTACACCCGTCGCATGCAGAAGGCGCTGCGGTTCGAGGGCGACGACGTGATCACCATCTTCAAGGGTATGCAACTCGACATCGGCGCGCCGCCCCAGTTCATGGACTTCCGGTACACCGTGCACGACAAGTGGCACGGGGAGTTTCATCTTGACCACTGCGGTGCGCTGCTCGACGTCGAACCGCTCGGACCCGATTACGTGACAGGTATGTGCCACGACATCGAAGACCCCACTTTCGATGCGACGGCCTTTGCCACTAATCCGCATGCGCAGGTTCGTCCGATTCACCGGCCGCCGCGCACGCCCGCCGACCGGCATCCGCATTGTGCGTGGACGGTGACCATCGACGAGTCGTATCCGGCGGTGTCCGGAATCCCGGCCCTGGACGTCGTCGGCGCATCGATCGCCGCCGGTTGGGAGTTGGGAGAGATCGATCCCGCCGACGTAGGAGCCTCCGACTACGCCGGACCGCTGCTGTCGGACTTGGACTTCGGTGCGTTCTCACATTCGGCACTGGTGCGGATAGCCGACGAGATTTGCCTGCAGATGCACCTACTGTTCCTCGGGTTCTCGATCGCCGTGCACAAGCGGGCAGATTCGGAGCTGGCGCGCACTATCTGTACCCAGCAGCTCATCGGGCTGGCGGGCGTCGCGGGTGCGCGGATCAAGCAGGCGCTGCGATTACCCGGCGGGATCGAGGGTGTCCTCCGGGTACTTCAGGTGCACCCGCTGTTGAGTCCGATTGGCTATGTGAATGCCGAAATCTCCGGCGGTCAGCTCCACGTGTGGGAGTCACCCGCGCACGAGGACCAGGCCTGGATATCGCTGTGCGGCCCGTCCGAAACGCGACCGTTGCAGGCCATCGCCACGGCGGTCGATCCGCACATCGGCGTGGAGGTTTCCGGCGATACCGCGGAGTGGACGGCCTCCTTCGTCGAACACGACGGTGAGGACAGGTTGCTGCCCGAGGTGATGATCGCCAATGTCAGTGGGGGAGCACGGTTCGTTTTCGAGCCCCGCAAGTCGTTGCCGCTGACCGTGGTGTGAGGCGGACGCGTCGCCTAAGACGCCGAGATGACACTCACGCGGGTGATTTCGCCCGATTCCCGGCATGAGTGTCATCTCGCGGGAACTCGTTGAGGACGCGTTGCGTTGACGGCCAATGCTCGCTGCCCAGGCGGAATTCGATCGCCAGCTCGCCCACCTGACCGACCTCGGATACCCCCTCGCCGAGAATGCCACCCTGCTTCGCGCCAGGGTCGCGGACCTTCCCGCCTCACGCGTCGATCCCGACGATCACATTCCCTTCGTCCTCGTCGTCACCGGAACCAGCTACGAACAGACCGCGCCGATGATGAGCCTGGATGGCCGCAAGGGTTTTCACGTCCTGGACGCCGGCGATGTCGATGTGTACCAACCGATTGTGGATATCCCGCAACAGGCGTATCTGCTCACCGATATCGATACCGGCAGCGAGTTCTGCAATGTCACACCGGAGTCCGCGTTGGCGACGATCAGTACACGCGGACGCACGCCGCTCACCATCGACGAGGGCATCGCGTTGGTGACCTTGCGCCCGGATATGTTGCGCAAGAACAAGTGTTTCTCGCTGGCAGCTTCGCGCGGGAAGGGGCAGCGGGTACCGGCGATCTGGATATCCGATCGGCGGCCGAAGCTCGGGTGGTGCTGGGATCGCAATCCGCACACCTGGCTGGGCACCGCCTCATGCGGTGGCCGGGTGCCCTGTTAGGTCGCCGACCTGGCACACTATGGGTAATGGTGGCGATGTCGGCACTGGTCTTCGGGCTCAGCTGGTGGCTGGGTCTGTACTTGCTCGCCCGCAATCCCCGCAAGCCTGTCCTGGTTCTGGCGGCCATCGGACTCATCGGCTACTCCGTCGTCGTCGCGCTGGACGCGATCCGGGTGACTCCGGGCTCCGATGCCGAACTCCTCGGCCGCATCGAGGTTTTCACCGCGATCATTCCTAGCGTCGCCTGGCTGATGGTGCTGCTGGAACTCACCAACACCGGCGAACGATGGCGTGATCGCGCCACCATGGCGATACCCGGCGCCATCCTGGCGACGGTCCTGCTGGTGGGTGCATCGCTGGCCGGCACCATCGCCGGTCCCGCGCGGCTGGGGCATTGGATCATGTTCTGTGCCAATGGGACCGCCGCCGTCGGGGCCGCCATCTTGCTGTTCCGCCGACGCGCCTCGATACCGGGCTCGGCGCGTGGTGTCGTGCTGGTGGCCACCATGTTCTTCACCCTCGGCGATGCTCAGTTGATCATTCCGCTCGGCATCGTGCCGAGTTGGCTGGCGTTGGCGTCGACGGGCTTCGACCTGGTGCTCCTGGGTCTCGGCGTCGCGCTCTGGGACGCCTTCGACGAGGGACAGGCGCTGCGCGCTGACATGCTGCGCTCATTCGTGGCCTCGATCCTCGTCGGTGTGCTGTTCGGCGCGCAGGCCATGGTCGGCATCGCGGTGGTCGGCCAGTCGGTCGCGCTGGTGGTACTGCTGTTCACCAGCGTCGGCTTGGCCGTCTGTATCCAGGTGCAATCGGGCCCATTCGCCGACTTCCTTGACCGCCTGGCTTTCTCACATTCTCCGCAGCTGCGCCAGGAACGCTCCGAGCTGCGCAGCACCGAGGCGGCGCTGCCGCTGAAGTCGGCGTCGCCGATCGACGGTGTCGATGATGAGACATTCACCCGGCTCACCCGTCGCGCTCTCAGCCACTACGGCGATCTGGCCAAACTCGTCGCCAGCCCGCTGACCTCGCTGCCCACCATCGAGGAACGACTCACCTGTCGCGGCGCCTCGGATCAGCCCGTCGAACGTGCCAACGAACTCAGGGCGGTGCTCGCCGAATCCATCTCACGGCTCAAGCCCCGGGAAGGCGGCGACTTCGGCACGACGGACCAGTGGCGCTACTACAACGCCCTGTATTTCCCGTATGTGATGGGTGTGCGGGCATACGCGCAAGGTGCGACGGCCGCCGGGTTGGACCCGGTATCGCGTCAGGCGTGGCAGTGGTTGGTCACCGAGGTGCCGCAGCGTTCCTTGCACAACTGGCAGAACGCCGCGGCCAAGCTGATCGCGGCGGATCTGCGTGCGCAGACCGTCTCACCAGGGGCGCGGTAACCGCCCCCGTTCGCGTCGCCATCCGGCGTGGCTGCCCGGATGCCATCTCCACGATGTCGGGATGAACGGCCACGCCAGCGGCACGGCACGGCACAGCGCCCGGTAGGCCGTCTCGTCGGCCCGGTTCCAGCGGATCCCAAATCGCTTACGCACCTGGGCAGGCAGGCCTCCATAGATGGTCAACCGAAGTGGAGGCGCCAACGCCATCCGCATCGGTGTGGTGGGCAGTGCGAGTTTGGCGGCGGGTTTCAGGTAGGAAGCCACCGGCAGATAGGGCGACTTGCTCATGTCCGGAACGGCACGCCCCTCGATGACCTTCATCAGGTAGTCCGCGGCGGGGTTGGGCGTCAGCACTTCGTCGCAGTAGCGGTCCCACTCCTGTTGGAAAGCGGCCCTATTCGGCGGCAGCGGCTGCTCACTCATCGCGTACCGGCGATACCACTCGATGCCTTCCTGGTAGAGCTGCTCGCGCTGCGCGTCGGAGAGCCGATGACGGGAGTACCTGTCGATGGTCTGTTCGACCATCACCTGAAACGTGGCATGGGCCCACCAGAAGGTTGTCGGGTTCAGCGCGTGGTACCGGACACCGTCGGGTTGGACTCCCTTGATGCCGCGATGAAAGTCGCGCACCTTCATGCCGGTACCGGCGGCGGGATCGTCGTACACGGTGCCCAGGATCGGGGGCAACGAGCGGAACACCCTGTCGACGGGGTCTGCGAAGAAGTTCGAGTGCTCGATCAACGCGTACCCGATCGCAGGATCCATCGTTTGCAGCAGCCCGGCCGTACCGCCGGTGAAGGCAATGCGCATATCGCCTGCCCACCGCCACAACAATGAATGACGGCCCAGCTGCGCGCCCGGTGCGATAGGGATGACATCCGCTGTTGTCATCCATTGATGATGGCACATCACGCGGCGAATTGGCAGGGATTGGCAGTGCCGAATGTCGAGATGGCAGTGCGTTCCGAGAAACGTCGGTGGTGTCAGCTTTTCACGGAGCTTTCCCAGAAGGAGTCCGCAATGTCCATAGCCTCGGAGAACGCCTCGGTACTGCGCACACGGTTTGCCCAGCCCGACTCACTGCTGCGATTCGGGATCGGTCTCGACGGCATCGCCACCGGGACCGTTGCCGTCGGCCTCTTGATCGCGGCGAAATGGCTCGTCGAGCCACTTGGCCCGCCGCTGGGATTCCAGGTGGCGCATGCCGCGGCCCTCATCGCCTACGGCGTGCTGGCCTTCGTGTTGAGCCGGGCCGACAGGTCGAAGCTCGGCACCATCGGCATCGTCTACATCGCCGGAAACCTGTTGGCGACCGTGCTCTACGTGGCGGCGGGTGCCATGAAATGGGTACCGCTGACCACTGCCGGGGTGACGCTGTGCATCGCTTTCGGCGTCTACACCGCTGTCATGGCGGACATTCAGTTCACCGGACTACGGCGCCTGCGCTCCGCGTAGCCGCCCACATGGTTCACCCGATTCCGTGGTGAGCCGGTGCCGGGCCATCCGCTTGGTGGCCCGGCACCTTTCTGTCTACACCGGGGTCAGCGGCAACCGCAGCGCGCCGGGCGCGGACTCGGGAACGGTCGGACGGTTGGGCTGCACCGGAGCAATACGCTGGTATGGCGAGCCCAATGCCGGACGAGGATCGGCCTCACCCTTGTTGGGCCAGAATGCCATTGCGCGTTCGGCCTGGGCGGTGATGGTGAACGACGGGTTCACCCCCAGGTTCGCCGAGATCGCCGAACCATCGGAGACGTAGAGCCCGGGATAGCCGTAGACCCGCTGGTAGGGATCGATCACGCCGGTCTCGGGGGAATCGCCGATGGGGCAGCCGCCGATGAAATGGGCCGTCAGTGGGATGTTCATCGAATCCAGATGGGTGCTGCCCGCGTATCCGTCGACCTTGTCGGCCATCCGCCGTGCGACATCATGGGCCACCGGGATCCAGTCCGGATTCGGTTCTCCCGAGCCCTGTTTGGCGGTCATCTTCTTGCCGAACATCCCGCGCTTGAGATAGGTGGTCAGCGAGTTGTCCAGAGACTGCATCACCAGCACGATGATGGAGTGCTGCGCCGCGCGGTACGGGAACATCGACCGGAACATCATCGCGGGGTGCCGCAGGTTGGCCAGCCAGGTTCGTGCGAAACGCCACGGGCCGCCGTCGACCATGTTGGTGCCCAACATGCTCAGGAAGGTCGAGCCCTCCCCGTATCGGACCACCTCGACATGGGTGTTGGGTTCGGGGTGGATGGACGACGTGATAGCGACCCCCTGTGAGAAGTCGTCACGCTTGGGGGAGTAGACGATTGGCACTGATTCGGAGTTGGTGCGCGTCTGTTCGCCCAGGCGATCCGACAGGTTGGGCAGCGACCCCGAATCCTTGAATTTGTGCAGCAGCCGCTGGGTGCCCAGCGATGCCGCCGAGAACACCACATGCTGTGCGGTGAACGTGCGCTTCTTCTTGCGCACCAGCCGCCCGGTCTGTTTGGTGCTGACGGCGTAGCCTTCTCGGTCCTCCAAGG
The nucleotide sequence above comes from Mycobacteroides saopaulense. Encoded proteins:
- a CDS encoding SDR family oxidoreductase; the encoded protein is MGEFEGKVAIVTGAAQGIGEAYAHALAREGAAVVVADINTEMGEGVAKQIVADGGKAIFASVDVSDPDSAIAMADKAVAEFGGIDYLVNNAAIYGGMKLDLLLSVPWDYYKKFMSVNQDGALVCTRAVYKHIAKRGGGAIVNQSSTAAWLYSGFYGLAKVGINGLTQQLSRELGGQKIRINAIAPGPTDTEATRGTVPEQFRSELVKNIPLSRMGTVDDMVGMCLFLLSDKASWITGQVFNVDGGQIIRS
- a CDS encoding DUF5701 family protein, translating into MLAAQAEFDRQLAHLTDLGYPLAENATLLRARVADLPASRVDPDDHIPFVLVVTGTSYEQTAPMMSLDGRKGFHVLDAGDVDVYQPIVDIPQQAYLLTDIDTGSEFCNVTPESALATISTRGRTPLTIDEGIALVTLRPDMLRKNKCFSLAASRGKGQRVPAIWISDRRPKLGWCWDRNPHTWLGTASCGGRVPC
- a CDS encoding GMC oxidoreductase, which gives rise to MDYDYDVVVIGSGFGGSVAALRLTEKGYRVGILDMGKRWKREDFPPNNWHVRKAMWAPALGCFGPQRLTVLGKTFIASAVGVGGGSLIYGNTLYEPLEQFYTDKQWAHITDWKSELAPYYDQASRMLGVTQTPHTTPPDEVLLAVAKDLGVEDTYHPTNVGVFFGDEPGKTVPDPFFGGAGPERSGCIGCAACMTGCKHNAKNTTETNYLYLAEHAGAEIHPLTEVLDVRPLEDREGYAVSTKQTGRLVRKKKRTFTAQHVVFSAASLGTQRLLHKFKDSGSLPNLSDRLGEQTRTNSESVPIVYSPKRDDFSQGVAITSSIHPEPNTHVEVVRYGEGSTFLSMLGTNMVDGGPWRFARTWLANLRHPAMMFRSMFPYRAAQHSIIVLVMQSLDNSLTTYLKRGMFGKKMTAKQGSGEPNPDWIPVAHDVARRMADKVDGYAGSTHLDSMNIPLTAHFIGGCPIGDSPETGVIDPYQRVYGYPGLYVSDGSAISANLGVNPSFTITAQAERAMAFWPNKGEADPRPALGSPYQRIAPVQPNRPTVPESAPGALRLPLTPV
- a CDS encoding carboxymuconolactone decarboxylase family protein — encoded protein: MDELRRKGLDKMKEVYGWDMPDLPGDFFKYTADHLFGTIWDRPELSMRDRRLLLLGAVSALGLDEILEIQTGAALANGELTDAELREVALFITHYVGWPLGQRVNKHVEMAIAKRSKESSGD
- a CDS encoding NAD(P)-dependent oxidoreductase, whose protein sequence is MTQSALSLGYIGLGNMGAPMAQRLVDWPGGLTVFDLRAETMAPLVEAGARSAENLADVADADLISVTVLDDAQVREVVGELATKAKPGTIIAIHSTISDATAVQLANELAPKQIHVIDAPVSGGAPGAHKGELATMVGADDETFARVKEPFSKWASLVIHAGAPGAGTRMKLARNLLHFVAFTAAGEAQRLAESCGLNIADLGKVVRHTDAITGGPGAIMLRDTTEPVTSDSFWFPIFTHVRGLGEKDLSLALALGEQQSVELPLAALARERLAASLGVPHTVPSTEGEIHG
- a CDS encoding aldehyde dehydrogenase — its product is MTLLADGESELFVDGKLIPGGAGRFPTVNPATEEVLGTAADADADDMGSAIDAARRAFDDSDWSRDVALRVHCLRQLRDGMKAHIEELRELTIAEVGAPRMLTAGAQLEGPVDDLEFAAETAQSYDWNTDLGVASPMGIKTQRTLAREAVGVVGAVTPWNFPHQINLAKVGPALAAGNTLILKPAPDTPWCAAVLGRIISEHTDFPPGVFNIVTSSDHRIGAQLSTDSRVDMVSFTGSTATGRAVMTDAAATVKKVFLELGGKSAFIVLDDAELGAACSVAAFTAAMHAGQGCAITTRLVVPRARYEEAVQAAAATMGSLKPGDPTKPGTICGPVISARQRDRVQSYLDLAVAEGGSFACGGGRPEGRDRGFFIEPTVVAGLTNDARVAREEIFGPVLVVIAHDGDDDAVRIANDSPYGLSGTVFSGDDERAARVASRLRVGTVNVNGGVWYSADVPFGGYKQSGNGREMGVAGFEEYLETKVIATAVK
- a CDS encoding oxygenase MpaB family protein gives rise to the protein MTTADVIPIAPGAQLGRHSLLWRWAGDMRIAFTGGTAGLLQTMDPAIGYALIEHSNFFADPVDRVFRSLPPILGTVYDDPAAGTGMKVRDFHRGIKGVQPDGVRYHALNPTTFWWAHATFQVMVEQTIDRYSRHRLSDAQREQLYQEGIEWYRRYAMSEQPLPPNRAAFQQEWDRYCDEVLTPNPAADYLMKVIEGRAVPDMSKSPYLPVASYLKPAAKLALPTTPMRMALAPPLRLTIYGGLPAQVRKRFGIRWNRADETAYRALCRAVPLAWPFIPTSWRWHPGSHAGWRRERGRLPRPW